One window of Flavobacterium dauae genomic DNA carries:
- the traJ gene encoding conjugative transposon protein TraJ translates to MEFNNLHEVLRSLYDEMIPLSADMAAVAKGVAGLGALFYVAIKVWQALSRAEPIDMYPLLRPFALGICIMFFPTIVLGTINAVLSPVVQGTHAILENQVLDLNDLQAKKDLLEREAMLRDPETAYLVSKEEFDKKLDELGWSPSDLATMSGMYMERFGYRTEQTVKNWFRNLLEVLFQAAALVIDTIRTFFLIVLSILGPIAFAISVWDGFQSTLTQWLTRYVSVYLWLPVADLFSSMLAKIQSLIIEKDIQMLSDPTYIPDTSNTVYIIFMLIGIVGYFTIPTVTGWVIEAGGATNFTRNIQQPAKKAGMIASAGTGAAAGNIGGKLMGK, encoded by the coding sequence ATGGAGTTTAATAATCTGCACGAAGTGCTTCGCTCATTGTATGATGAGATGATTCCACTGTCCGCCGATATGGCGGCAGTGGCTAAAGGGGTAGCAGGTTTAGGTGCTTTGTTTTATGTAGCCATCAAAGTATGGCAGGCATTGAGCCGTGCTGAACCTATTGATATGTACCCGTTGCTCCGTCCGTTCGCATTAGGTATCTGTATTATGTTCTTTCCGACTATCGTATTGGGAACAATCAATGCAGTTTTAAGTCCGGTGGTACAGGGTACGCACGCCATACTCGAAAATCAGGTGCTTGACCTCAATGATTTACAGGCTAAAAAAGACCTCTTGGAACGTGAAGCTATGTTACGTGATCCCGAAACAGCCTATTTAGTATCGAAAGAAGAGTTTGATAAAAAACTGGACGAGTTGGGCTGGTCGCCATCTGATTTGGCGACTATGTCGGGGATGTATATGGAAAGATTCGGTTACAGAACAGAACAGACGGTAAAGAACTGGTTCCGTAACCTGCTTGAAGTGTTGTTTCAGGCTGCGGCACTTGTTATTGATACCATTCGAACATTTTTCCTGATTGTATTGAGCATATTGGGGCCGATTGCCTTTGCGATTTCAGTATGGGACGGTTTTCAGTCCACACTCACGCAATGGCTTACCCGATATGTGAGCGTTTATCTGTGGTTGCCAGTAGCTGACTTGTTCAGCTCCATGCTTGCCAAGATACAATCCCTGATTATCGAAAAGGATATACAAATGCTCTCAGACCCAACATATATACCTGATACAAGCAATACGGTCTATATCATTTTTATGTTGATTGGAATTGTGGGTTATTTCACGATACCTACCGTAACAGGTTGGGTCATCGAAGCCGGAGGAGCAACAAACTTTACAAGAAATATCCAGCAACCTGCTAAAAAAGCGGGAATGATTGCCTCCGCAGGTACAGGAGCTGCTGCCGGAAATATCGGTGGAAAATTAATGGGAAAATAA
- a CDS encoding DUF4141 domain-containing protein produces MKKIFLMVLTAMTFAVAPSAKAQFVVTDPANLASGILNSANEIVQTSSTVSNVVKNFNEVKKVYEQGKEYYDKLKAVNNLVKDARKVQQTVLLVGDVSEMYVQNFGKMMNDPNFSAQELTAIANGYSALLNESTELLKELKQIVTSTSLSLNDKERMDIIDRVYKEVKEYHSLVRYYTNKNISVSILRAKKQNNTQRVLELYGTSNQKYW; encoded by the coding sequence ATGAAAAAAATATTTTTAATGGTGCTTACGGCAATGACGTTTGCCGTTGCACCGAGTGCAAAAGCTCAATTTGTAGTCACTGACCCTGCAAATTTAGCATCAGGTATTCTCAACTCTGCGAATGAAATCGTACAGACTTCTTCGACTGTGAGCAATGTGGTTAAGAACTTCAACGAGGTTAAAAAAGTCTATGAGCAAGGAAAAGAATATTACGACAAGCTCAAAGCCGTAAACAACCTTGTCAAAGATGCCCGAAAAGTACAGCAAACGGTTTTGCTTGTAGGCGATGTTTCGGAAATGTATGTGCAAAACTTTGGAAAAATGATGAATGACCCGAACTTCTCCGCACAGGAATTGACCGCCATCGCCAATGGCTATTCGGCTTTACTTAACGAAAGTACCGAACTGCTCAAAGAGCTGAAACAGATTGTAACCTCTACAAGCCTGTCACTGAATGACAAAGAGCGTATGGATATTATTGACCGTGTGTACAAAGAGGTCAAAGAATATCACAGCCTGGTAAGATACTACACGAATAAAAATATTTCTGTCAGTATTCTGCGAGCAAAGAAACAGAACAATACCCAAAGAGTACTTGAACTCTACGGAACGTCAAACCAAAAATACTGGTAA
- a CDS encoding TraG family conjugative transposon ATPase yields MRNVAKTATLEHKFPLLAVENNCILSKDADITACFEVRLPELFTVASAEYEAIHSAWHKAIKTLPDFTVIHKQDWYIKESYAPDLAQEDQSFLSKSYQRHFNERPFLNHYCYLFLTKTTKNRMRMQSNFSSLCKGTLIPKEINKETIHRFMEAVAQFERIVNDSGFITLRRLTEDDIIGTDEKQGLLEQYLTLSREAGTPMQDIALGAEEVRVGNKRLSLHTLSDTDDLPGTVSADTRYEKLSTDRSDCLLSFAAPVGLLLNCNHIYNQYLFLDNSEANLQKFEKSARNMHSLARYSRANQINKEWIEKYLNEAHSFGLSSVRAHFNIMAWSEDPAELKQLKNDCGSALALMECKPRHNTTDVATLYWAAMPGNGGDFPSEESFYTFIEPALCFFAEETNYHNSPSPFGIKMADRLTGKPIHLDISDLPMKRGIITNRNKFILGPSGSGKSFFTNHMVRQYYEQGAHVLLVDTGNSYQGLCELIKGKTKGEDGVYFTYTEDNPIAFNPFYTDDGVFDIEKRESIKTLILTLWKRDDEPPTRSEEVALSNAVSGYIERIKTEGIFPSFNGFYEYVKGDYRKVLEEKQVREKDFDIANFLNVLEPYYKDGEYDYLLNSEKQLDLLSKRFIVFEIDAIKDHKILFPIVTIIIMEVFINKMRRLKGVRKLILIEEAWKAIAKEGMAEYIKYLFKTVRKFFGEAIVVTQEVDDIIQSPIVKESIINNSDCKILLDQRKYMNKFDDIQAMLGLTDKEKGQVLSINMNNDANRLYKEVWIGLGGTHSAVYATEVSLEEYLAYTTEETEKMEVMQLASELDDNVELAIKHIAMQRRDNTNQ; encoded by the coding sequence ATGAGAAATGTAGCCAAAACAGCCACATTGGAACATAAGTTTCCATTGCTGGCAGTAGAAAACAACTGTATCTTATCCAAAGATGCAGATATTACCGCCTGTTTTGAAGTAAGATTGCCGGAACTTTTTACCGTAGCTTCTGCCGAGTATGAAGCCATTCACTCGGCGTGGCATAAGGCAATCAAGACCTTACCTGATTTCACGGTAATCCACAAACAGGATTGGTACATTAAGGAAAGCTACGCTCCCGATTTGGCACAGGAAGACCAAAGTTTTCTTTCAAAGTCCTATCAACGCCATTTCAATGAGCGACCGTTCCTGAACCATTATTGCTATCTGTTTCTTACCAAGACGACCAAGAACAGAATGCGTATGCAAAGCAACTTTAGTTCGCTTTGCAAGGGTACGCTTATTCCAAAGGAAATCAACAAGGAAACGATACACCGATTTATGGAAGCGGTCGCACAGTTTGAGCGTATCGTGAACGATAGCGGTTTTATAACCCTGCGACGTCTGACCGAAGACGACATCATCGGAACGGACGAAAAACAGGGGTTGCTGGAACAATACCTGACACTTTCGAGAGAAGCCGGAACACCGATGCAGGACATCGCTTTAGGTGCTGAAGAAGTGCGTGTCGGAAACAAAAGGTTGTCCTTGCACACCTTGTCCGATACGGACGATTTGCCAGGAACGGTATCAGCGGACACGAGATACGAAAAACTGTCTACTGACAGAAGTGACTGTTTATTATCGTTTGCTGCCCCAGTCGGCTTGCTGTTAAACTGCAACCACATTTACAACCAATATTTGTTTTTGGACAACAGCGAAGCCAACCTGCAAAAGTTTGAGAAATCCGCCCGTAATATGCACTCTTTGGCTCGGTACAGCCGTGCCAATCAGATTAACAAGGAGTGGATAGAAAAGTACCTGAACGAAGCACACAGTTTCGGGCTATCTTCTGTAAGAGCACACTTTAATATTATGGCGTGGTCGGAAGACCCTGCGGAACTCAAACAGTTAAAGAACGATTGCGGTAGTGCATTGGCATTGATGGAGTGTAAGCCCCGCCACAACACGACAGACGTTGCCACATTGTATTGGGCTGCAATGCCAGGAAATGGTGGCGATTTTCCGAGTGAGGAAAGTTTCTATACGTTCATAGAGCCTGCCTTGTGCTTCTTTGCAGAAGAAACCAACTACCACAATTCGCCCTCTCCGTTCGGTATCAAAATGGCTGACAGGCTTACAGGGAAACCAATCCATTTGGATATTTCCGATTTGCCGATGAAGCGTGGGATTATCACGAACCGAAACAAGTTCATACTTGGTCCGTCAGGTTCGGGAAAATCTTTCTTCACTAACCATATGGTACGCCAATATTACGAACAGGGTGCTCACGTTCTGTTGGTAGATACAGGTAATTCCTATCAGGGATTGTGTGAGCTGATAAAAGGAAAAACCAAAGGCGAAGACGGCGTTTACTTCACGTACACCGAAGATAACCCGATTGCGTTCAACCCCTTTTATACCGATGACGGTGTGTTCGATATCGAAAAAAGGGAGAGTATCAAAACTCTGATACTCACACTTTGGAAACGGGACGATGAACCGCCGACAAGGTCGGAAGAAGTAGCATTGTCCAATGCTGTATCGGGTTATATCGAACGCATTAAAACGGAAGGGATTTTTCCATCCTTTAACGGTTTCTATGAGTACGTGAAAGGCGATTACCGCAAGGTGTTAGAAGAAAAACAAGTCAGAGAAAAAGACTTTGATATTGCCAATTTCCTCAACGTACTTGAACCTTATTACAAAGATGGGGAATACGACTATTTGCTGAACTCGGAAAAGCAATTAGACCTGCTTTCCAAACGCTTCATTGTGTTCGAGATTGATGCGATTAAAGACCACAAAATCCTATTTCCGATAGTAACGATTATCATTATGGAAGTGTTCATCAACAAAATGAGACGGCTGAAAGGTGTCCGTAAGCTCATCTTAATCGAGGAGGCTTGGAAGGCGATCGCGAAGGAAGGAATGGCGGAATACATTAAGTATTTATTTAAGACAGTCCGCAAATTCTTCGGAGAGGCGATTGTCGTAACGCAGGAGGTCGATGATATAATCCAGTCGCCTATTGTTAAGGAATCAATCATCAACAATTCTGACTGCAAAATTTTGTTAGACCAGCGAAAGTACATGAACAAGTTTGATGATATACAGGCGATGCTCGGGCTTACCGACAAAGAAAAAGGACAGGTACTATCTATCAATATGAACAACGACGCCAACCGACTGTACAAGGAGGTATGGATAGGATTGGGCGGAACACACTCGGCAGTGTATGCAACGGAAGTAAGCCTCGAAGAATACTTGGCTTACACGACGGAGGAAACCGAAAAAATGGAAGTGATGCAACTTGCTTCTGAATTGGACGACAATGTTGAACTCGCCATTAAGCATATCGCTATGCAACGGCGTGACAATACAAATCAATAG
- a CDS encoding DUF4133 domain-containing protein — protein sequence MNSYNINKGIGRTVEFKGLKAQYLFIFAGGLLGMLIFVMILYMAGVNSYICLFLGAGGASLIVWQTFSLNRKYGEHGLMKIAANKRHPRYIICRKPVHRYLKFTPKSKAV from the coding sequence ATGAACAGTTATAATATTAACAAGGGCATTGGCAGGACAGTAGAATTTAAAGGGCTGAAAGCACAATACCTGTTCATCTTCGCAGGTGGATTGCTCGGTATGCTCATCTTCGTGATGATACTGTATATGGCAGGCGTAAACTCTTACATCTGCCTGTTTCTCGGTGCGGGTGGTGCTTCGCTCATTGTGTGGCAGACCTTTTCGCTGAACAGGAAGTACGGCGAACACGGGCTGATGAAAATTGCAGCCAATAAAAGGCATCCCCGCTACATTATCTGTCGCAAGCCTGTACACAGGTATTTAAAATTCACTCCTAAATCCAAAGCCGTATGA
- a CDS encoding DUF4134 domain-containing protein: MKKQSKKVLLAAVAMLSGMGAFAQGNGSAGINEATQMVTSYFDPATQLIYAIGAVVGLIGGVKVYNKFSSGDPDTSKTAASWFGACIFLIVAATILRSFFL; encoded by the coding sequence ATGAAAAAACAAAGTAAAAAAGTTTTGCTGGCAGCCGTAGCAATGCTGTCAGGAATGGGTGCATTCGCACAGGGAAATGGTTCGGCGGGTATCAATGAAGCGACCCAAATGGTAACGTCTTATTTCGACCCTGCAACGCAACTCATTTACGCCATCGGTGCGGTCGTCGGGTTAATTGGGGGTGTGAAAGTGTATAACAAATTCAGTTCGGGCGACCCTGATACGAGCAAAACAGCGGCGAGCTGGTTTGGTGCGTGTATCTTCCTGATTGTAGCGGCTACTATCCTGCGTTCATTCTTCCTTTAA
- a CDS encoding DNA adenine methylase, giving the protein MEKKEAKPFLQWVGGKTQLLNQLIDYLPPIVKQSTFTYVEPFVGSGAMLFWILNNLSNVERAIINDQNEDLINTYRVIADYHEKLIAVLQYYHNEFFALKDSDPLRKLYYLNQRNIYNSRRSDKIVQAALFIFLNKTCFYGLYRVNSKNQFNTAINLSKMNPICNSEAIMTVSRALQKVEILNGDFDEQTFEYANEHSFYFLDPPYKPVSKTSNFNSYTQNNFDDSEQIRVKEFCDKLHAKGAKWLLCNSDVNTHHSNDYFFDKLYSGYHILRLNVKRNINQRELKQRQITDLLIKNY; this is encoded by the coding sequence ATGGAAAAAAAAGAAGCAAAACCATTCTTGCAATGGGTCGGAGGAAAAACACAATTACTAAATCAGTTAATAGATTATCTGCCACCAATAGTAAAGCAATCAACCTTTACTTATGTTGAGCCGTTTGTCGGAAGCGGTGCAATGCTATTTTGGATATTAAATAACCTTTCAAATGTGGAAAGGGCAATTATCAATGACCAGAATGAGGATTTGATAAATACCTATCGGGTTATTGCTGACTATCATGAAAAACTGATTGCGGTACTGCAATATTATCACAATGAGTTTTTCGCTTTGAAAGATAGTGACCCCTTACGCAAACTGTATTATCTCAATCAGAGAAATATTTATAACAGTCGGCGGAGTGATAAAATCGTACAAGCTGCCTTATTCATATTCCTGAATAAGACCTGTTTTTACGGACTGTATCGTGTCAATAGCAAAAACCAATTCAATACGGCAATCAACCTTTCCAAGATGAACCCGATTTGTAATAGCGAAGCTATTATGACAGTTAGTAGGGCATTACAAAAAGTAGAGATTTTGAACGGAGATTTTGACGAGCAAACATTTGAATATGCAAATGAGCATAGTTTTTATTTTCTCGACCCTCCTTACAAGCCTGTCAGCAAAACGTCCAATTTCAATTCCTATACCCAAAACAATTTTGATGATAGCGAGCAAATCAGGGTAAAAGAATTTTGCGACAAACTACACGCCAAAGGAGCTAAATGGCTGTTGTGTAATTCCGATGTAAATACACATCATAGCAACGATTATTTTTTTGACAAGCTGTATTCAGGTTATCACATCCTACGGCTGAATGTGAAAAGAAATATCAATCAACGGGAACTCAAACAACGTCAAATTACCGACCTGTTAATTAAGAATTATTAG
- a CDS encoding conjugal transfer protein TraD, producing METLIVICLLIVIFLLLQDKIVSKKGSGQTQETEKVNPKLPDIMGQPKPVRSQTLPMKANKCQMEPEEINPDNLDIEYDENEEVSIQIPQEELDEVFSNNVPDFEEEEEEWHNHRISNDNDGFAQGVTFEELGTVGALLQKEKLDSAQKETAAPIIQKIQGTELFDLLESSVKDASRKIAELLDSTLTTDTEDNSSNLRKDDFDIEEFL from the coding sequence ATGGAAACACTAATTGTAATATGCCTGCTGATTGTTATTTTCTTGCTTTTGCAGGACAAGATTGTCAGCAAAAAAGGATCTGGGCAAACGCAGGAAACGGAAAAAGTCAATCCAAAATTACCTGATATTATGGGACAACCCAAGCCTGTAAGAAGCCAAACGCTGCCAATGAAAGCCAATAAGTGCCAAATGGAGCCGGAAGAAATAAATCCCGATAATTTAGACATCGAATACGACGAAAATGAAGAAGTCAGTATTCAGATTCCGCAGGAAGAGCTGGATGAAGTTTTTAGTAATAATGTGCCTGATTTTGAAGAAGAGGAAGAAGAATGGCACAATCACCGGATATCCAACGACAATGACGGTTTTGCTCAAGGGGTTACCTTTGAAGAACTGGGAACCGTGGGGGCACTGCTCCAAAAAGAAAAATTGGACTCCGCCCAAAAGGAAACAGCGGCACCCATCATTCAAAAAATACAGGGAACCGAATTATTCGACCTGTTGGAAAGTTCGGTAAAGGATGCTTCCCGAAAGATTGCCGAGCTTTTGGACAGCACTCTTACAACTGATACCGAAGACAATTCTTCCAATTTGCGAAAAGATGATTTTGATATTGAAGAGTTTTTATAA
- a CDS encoding DUF3408 domain-containing protein, producing MKRNRRNQLNKGIKNPYASLFLTNRFPSGRNGKVVYIRPEYHERLLRIVQVSREEKATLYSLIDNILEHHFKEFGEDIIDYYNRRNKPIL from the coding sequence ATGAAACGAAACAGAAGAAACCAGCTAAATAAAGGAATAAAGAACCCTTATGCTTCTTTATTCCTGACCAACCGTTTCCCATCAGGACGCAACGGAAAAGTAGTGTACATACGCCCCGAATACCACGAGCGATTGCTTCGTATTGTACAGGTATCCAGGGAAGAAAAAGCCACGCTTTATTCTTTAATAGACAATATTCTTGAACATCATTTTAAAGAATTCGGCGAAGATATCATTGATTATTATAACAGAAGGAACAAACCTATTCTTTGA
- a CDS encoding DUF3408 domain-containing protein — protein sequence MKITKQKSKKLRRTDIYQSTFLTPTTFMARQGKTVYISKEFHQKLSQLVFMLGNGKLTLADYLHNLLQHHFDDFGSDMKILYDKTKTPDF from the coding sequence ATGAAAATAACAAAGCAAAAATCAAAGAAATTACGGCGTACGGATATATACCAATCTACATTTCTGACACCGACCACGTTTATGGCACGTCAGGGAAAAACGGTCTATATCAGCAAAGAGTTTCACCAGAAACTTAGTCAGCTCGTATTTATGCTCGGTAACGGTAAGCTAACCCTTGCCGACTACCTGCACAACCTGCTTCAACATCACTTTGATGATTTCGGAAGCGACATGAAGATACTTTATGACAAAACAAAAACACCCGATTTTTAA
- a CDS encoding DUF3408 domain-containing protein, producing MEKENKKRNAPELDEEYVMSLMAGGVRKEGMKSPPSEAAAPTAKEEIKRQPQQKPVSKGRTKARKNTNSDESYGERFLKTHSMEKRGDKSIYIRQEYHERLSRIVRVIGKDKIPLYAYLDNIIEHHFEEFEKAITDDFNENFKPIF from the coding sequence ATGGAAAAAGAGAATAAAAAGAGAAATGCTCCGGAACTGGATGAAGAATATGTCATGTCCTTGATGGCCGGAGGAGTCCGCAAAGAGGGAATGAAATCTCCTCCGTCTGAAGCGGCTGCACCTACTGCCAAAGAAGAAATAAAGAGGCAGCCACAGCAAAAACCGGTGTCAAAGGGACGGACGAAAGCCAGAAAAAACACGAACAGCGACGAGAGCTACGGTGAGCGTTTCTTAAAGACACATTCCATGGAGAAACGAGGCGACAAAAGTATTTATATCCGACAGGAATACCACGAGCGGCTGTCTCGTATCGTAAGGGTTATAGGGAAAGACAAAATACCCTTGTACGCCTATCTTGACAACATTATTGAACATCATTTTGAAGAGTTTGAGAAAGCAATCACAGATGATTTCAATGAGAATTTTAAACCCATTTTTTAA
- a CDS encoding ParA family protein, which yields METKKKPLFIAFSSQKGGVGKSTFTALAASLLHYRLGYNVAVLDCDYPQYSLLKMRERDLKAVKENENFKRIAQKQFLSINKKAYPIEQCKAETALSEAQELLKASTIPFDVVFFDLPGTVNSTGILHTLMGMDYIFSPITADRVVVESTLSFTQALTDIIMKNGGSTIKGIHLFWNQVDRREKSDLYDLYGKFISRMGFSLMKTYITDSKRFRKESEAMERTPFRSSLLAPDKRQMTACQLDLFIQEFLRTIKL from the coding sequence ATGGAAACAAAAAAGAAACCTTTATTTATTGCCTTTTCCTCCCAAAAAGGAGGTGTCGGCAAAAGTACATTTACGGCACTTGCCGCCAGTTTGCTACATTACCGGCTGGGCTACAATGTAGCTGTGTTGGACTGTGACTACCCTCAGTACAGTTTATTGAAAATGCGGGAAAGGGATTTGAAGGCGGTAAAAGAAAACGAGAATTTTAAGCGTATCGCCCAAAAGCAGTTTTTGTCGATCAACAAGAAAGCCTATCCGATTGAGCAGTGCAAAGCAGAAACAGCTTTAAGCGAAGCCCAAGAACTACTAAAGGCATCCACCATTCCGTTTGATGTTGTTTTCTTCGATCTGCCGGGAACGGTCAATTCAACCGGAATACTTCATACCCTGATGGGAATGGACTATATTTTTTCGCCCATAACCGCTGACAGGGTTGTAGTGGAAAGCACATTGAGCTTCACACAGGCACTTACGGATATCATTATGAAAAACGGTGGAAGTACGATTAAAGGTATCCATTTGTTCTGGAACCAGGTGGACAGGCGTGAAAAATCAGACCTCTACGATCTGTACGGTAAATTCATTTCCCGTATGGGTTTTTCTCTGATGAAAACTTACATCACAGACAGCAAACGTTTCAGGAAAGAGAGCGAAGCCATGGAAAGAACCCCGTTCCGTTCCTCTTTGCTGGCACCCGACAAAAGACAGATGACCGCCTGTCAGCTGGATTTGTTTATACAGGAATTTTTAAGAACCATTAAATTATAA
- the mobA gene encoding conjugal transfer protein MobA, producing the protein MNENSKRKLKKTIGRPLKTDPAIIRYSVSLTEAENARFLALFDQSGMHVKAHFIKSCIFEKTVKTVQIDKGTVDFYMRLTSFHSQFRTVGVNYNQIIKLLYKNFSEKKASAYLFKLEKQTAEMAMLCRKIIELSEEFEGKYLENSAKNDSKNR; encoded by the coding sequence ATGAACGAAAACAGTAAAAGAAAATTGAAAAAGACCATAGGTCGTCCACTGAAAACAGATCCGGCAATTATCAGGTATTCTGTTTCCCTTACAGAAGCGGAAAATGCACGTTTTCTTGCCCTTTTTGACCAATCAGGAATGCACGTGAAAGCACATTTTATAAAATCCTGCATCTTTGAAAAGACTGTAAAAACGGTTCAGATCGACAAAGGAACCGTGGATTTTTATATGAGATTAACGTCGTTTCATAGCCAGTTCCGTACAGTCGGCGTTAACTACAATCAGATTATAAAGCTGTTGTACAAAAATTTTTCGGAGAAAAAAGCATCAGCTTATCTCTTTAAATTGGAAAAACAGACGGCTGAAATGGCGATGTTATGCCGTAAAATCATTGAACTATCTGAAGAATTTGAGGGAAAATACCTCGAAAATAGTGCAAAAAATGATAGCAAAAATCGGTAA
- the mobB gene encoding conjugal transfer protein MobB — MIAKIGKSGNLYGALAYNNLKVEKENGQILFSNKIIETANGQYSVAQLAQSFAPYLIANRNTEKHTLHISLNPDPKDVVSDDKFREMAQQYMREMGYGEQPFVVFKHTDIDRLHIHIVSVCVDEQGKKISDKFEKVRSMNICRELEKQYHLIPATDKEHRKNNKIFRPVDYRAGDVKSQIASVIRHLPNYYQFQTLGEYNALLSLFNITTEKIEGELQGKHREGLLYIPLNEKGKKTGNPFKASLFGKNAGLPALQQHFTKCKTALKTHPTKQTLKSAVNIALQSTADELTFKKQLSEQGINVVVRRNDAGRIYGMTFIDHNSKTVWNGSRLSKELSANTFNDYWNNNIKPDIGKIDEPQVKLSRPNDNLPEEEIHQLFDFASNNDKYEDGLIEAFGGLLPEAQGEDYEAVAFARKMRKKHKRKRGQH; from the coding sequence ATGATAGCAAAAATCGGTAAAAGCGGAAATTTATATGGTGCTTTGGCATACAATAACCTTAAAGTGGAAAAAGAAAACGGTCAGATTCTGTTCTCAAATAAGATTATTGAAACCGCAAACGGGCAATATTCCGTGGCACAATTGGCACAATCTTTCGCTCCTTACCTGATAGCCAACCGCAATACCGAGAAGCATACACTGCATATTTCACTCAATCCCGACCCGAAAGATGTCGTCAGCGATGATAAGTTTCGGGAAATGGCACAGCAGTATATGCGAGAAATGGGCTACGGTGAACAGCCTTTTGTAGTTTTCAAACATACGGATATTGACCGTTTGCACATTCATATTGTATCGGTCTGTGTGGACGAACAGGGCAAAAAGATTTCGGACAAGTTTGAAAAAGTACGGTCGATGAACATTTGTCGAGAACTCGAAAAACAATATCATTTAATTCCGGCTACAGACAAAGAGCACCGGAAGAACAATAAGATTTTCCGTCCTGTAGATTATCGGGCTGGCGATGTAAAAAGCCAGATTGCTTCGGTCATTCGACACCTGCCGAATTACTACCAATTTCAGACTTTGGGCGAATACAACGCTTTGCTATCCCTTTTCAATATAACTACCGAAAAAATCGAGGGCGAATTGCAGGGCAAGCACCGAGAGGGCTTATTATATATTCCGTTGAACGAAAAAGGTAAAAAGACGGGTAATCCCTTTAAGGCTTCTTTATTTGGAAAGAACGCAGGACTTCCGGCATTACAACAGCATTTTACCAAATGCAAAACAGCTTTGAAAACGCACCCGACCAAGCAGACCTTAAAGTCAGCCGTTAACATTGCCTTGCAATCAACCGCTGATGAACTGACTTTTAAAAAGCAATTAAGCGAACAAGGCATTAACGTAGTCGTTCGTAGGAACGATGCAGGACGAATTTATGGAATGACTTTTATTGACCACAATTCCAAAACAGTTTGGAATGGCTCACGTTTAAGTAAAGAACTTTCTGCTAATACATTTAATGATTATTGGAACAATAATATTAAACCCGACATTGGAAAAATTGATGAACCACAGGTAAAATTATCCAGACCTAATGATAATTTACCTGAGGAGGAAATTCATCAGCTGTTCGATTTTGCAAGTAACAATGATAAATATGAAGATGGACTGATCGAAGCATTTGGAGGACTACTTCCTGAAGCACAGGGAGAAGATTATGAGGCGGTGGCATTTGCCAGGAAGATGAGGAAGAAGCACAAACGCAAAAGAGGTCAGCATTAA